One stretch of Gadus chalcogrammus isolate NIFS_2021 chromosome 14, NIFS_Gcha_1.0, whole genome shotgun sequence DNA includes these proteins:
- the LOC130403421 gene encoding keratinocyte-associated protein 3, giving the protein MCTFDKDKGARRLMKKGLTLILVGHINFILGAIVHGNVLRHISQPSEHITTEYTMANIISVTSGLLSILTGVIAILVSRNLPMLKLQVGLLVCSFFNALMSAACSVGLLVAVGLTIAHNGQLLMRGCNETEVPANARSAVGSQCPFDNTKIYDTALALWISSVLLAMVEVGLSVWCFSVGLTLRGLAPCGNHYIKEQLEEGALSNRNRAGAGFPTQGQILIERQNTDV; this is encoded by the exons ATGTGTACTTTTG ATAAGGACAAGGGGGCGAGGAGGCTGATGAAGAAGGGGTTGACCCTCATCCTGGTCGGCCACATCAACTTCATCCTGGGGGCCATCGTCCATGGCAACGTACTGCGGCACATCTCCCAGCCGAGCGAGCACATCACCACGGAGTACACCATGGCCAACATCATCTCCGTCACCTCCGGGCTGCTG AGCATTTTAACCGGTGTGATCGCCATCCTGGTGTCAAGAAACCTCCCAATGTTGAAACTG CAAGTGGGGCTCCTGGTTTGCTCGTTCTTCAACGCTCTGATGTCAGCCGCCTGCAGCGTGGGCCTCCTGGTGGCCGTCGGCCTCACCATCGCCCACAACGGCCAGCTGCTGATGAGGGGGTGCAACGAAACGGAGGTCCCCGCCAACGCCCGCTCGGCCGTCGGCTCGCAGTGCCCCTTCGACAACACCAAGATCTAC GACACCGCCCTGGCTCTGTGGATCAGCTCGGTGCTGCTGGccatggtggaggtggggctgTCGGTCTGGTGCTTCAGCGTGGGGCTGACTCTCAGAGGGCTGGCTCCCTGCGGCAACCATTACATCaaggaacag TTGGAGGAGGGCGCTCTGTCCAATAGGAACAGAGCAGGGGCGGGATTTCCCACCCAGGGCCAGATCCTGATTGAACGGCAGAACACTGACGTCTGA